Below is a genomic region from Miniphocaeibacter halophilus.
TACAAAATGTCTTTCGCCATCATTTGCTTGAGCTGATTTATAAAAAGCGGCTGCTTCATTAGGTTCTACTATAATGGTTTTAGGCATATCTTCCTTTAGTAGATTTGTAATTAGACCACAAGCTCCACCAGCCATTGCTCCAACTCCTGCTTGTAGGAATACATGAGTAGGTTTAGGTAGATTATCCCTTTCTATTTGTTGGTAAGCTTCTAAAACTAAAGCTGCATAGCCTTGCATAATCCATTTAGGAATATCAACATATCCGTCCCAAGAAGTATCTTGAACGATTACCCAACCATTTTTATCAGCTTCATCCATTACATATCTTATAGTGTCATCATAATTTAAATCTGTTACAGTTACTTCTGCTCCTAAAGCCTCTATATTTTTTACCCTATCGGATCCTGAGCCTTTAGGCATAAATATCTTAACTTCTTGTTGTAACATTTGTCCTACCCATGCTACACCTCTACCATGGTTACCATCGGTACAACTTGCAAAAGTTACCTTTCCTAGTTTTTTTCTAATTTCATCTGATACCATTCTTTCATAAGGAAGTTCCTCAATAGGAATATTAAGCTTTTCTGCTATATAATTTCCCATAGCCCAACTAGCTCCCAATCCTTTAAATGAGTTAATACCAAATCTGGTTGATTCATCTTTTACATAGATATTAGATAATCCAAGCTCTTTTGAACGGTCATTTAGAACCACTAAATCGGTTTCCTTAAAAGAAGGGAAACTCTTGTGAAAGTTCAAAGCCCTTTGAATTTCATCTACAGAAAAAAATTCAATAGAACCCTTCATATTAAAATCTTTGTGCTTATTTTGTGGAATATAAGAAAAATCTTGCATTATACCATCCTCTCTAATAATTATTATAAACAAAAAACAATTTAGATAAAACATTTTCCTGCATAGTTTAATCTAATTAAATTAATTTTACCCGCTATAACAATTTGTGTCAATAAATTTCCTTTAATTAAACCAAAAATGCAAAAAAATATATGTATATGTCAATTTTTATATGTTAAAATAAAGGTAATTATTAATTTGATAAATTTAGGAGCAAAAATGGAAACTTTA
It encodes:
- the dpaL gene encoding diaminopropionate ammonia-lyase; its protein translation is MQDFSYIPQNKHKDFNMKGSIEFFSVDEIQRALNFHKSFPSFKETDLVVLNDRSKELGLSNIYVKDESTRFGINSFKGLGASWAMGNYIAEKLNIPIEELPYERMVSDEIRKKLGKVTFASCTDGNHGRGVAWVGQMLQQEVKIFMPKGSGSDRVKNIEALGAEVTVTDLNYDDTIRYVMDEADKNGWVIVQDTSWDGYVDIPKWIMQGYAALVLEAYQQIERDNLPKPTHVFLQAGVGAMAGGACGLITNLLKEDMPKTIIVEPNEAAAFYKSAQANDGERHFVTGSMPTIMAGLACGEPGIIAWDVIAEFADGYIRCPDWISANGMRLSAVPVGNDKSFVSGESAGVSYGLTNELMINEDLKEIKNQIGLDENSIVLCISTEGDTDVKAYQDIVWYGKINKF